A single Tenacibaculum sp. Bg11-29 DNA region contains:
- the ligA gene encoding NAD-dependent DNA ligase LigA, which translates to MTIEEKIQSLRDELRIHNHNYYVLDNATISDYDFDIKLKELEELEAENTQFFDANSPTQRVGGGITKNFETVVHKNRMYSLDNSYSKDDLLDWEKRIQKMLGSDDIEYTCELKYDGASINLTFEKGQFVKAVTRGDGFQGDNVTTNIKTIRSIPLSLKSDFVSDFEMRGEIILPLAGFTKMNEERVANGEEEYKNPRNTASGSLKLQDSAEVAKRPLDCLLYQVVTEERKYKTHFENLENARKVGFKVPETIALAKSIEEVFDFVNHWDAKRHDLPYETDGVVVKVNNLQQQEEIGYTSKSPRWAIAYKFKAEQVSTVLHEITYQVGRTGAITPVANLAPVQLAGTVVKRASLHNADQIEKLDIRINDTVFVEKGGEIIPKIIAVDLPKRPNNSEPTIYATNCPECNTILVRSEGDAKHYCPNEFGCAPQITGRIQHYISRKAMDIDGLGGETVDLLRKEGLIQNYADLYDLTVEQVIPLERMAEKSAQNMVAGILKSKEIPFEKVLFALGIRFVGETVAKKLAKHFKSIDNLMTADLETLISVDEIGGRIAQSIIDFSNDLGNIQLVSRLKSHGVQLQVSAESLEGQTDKLTGKVFVVSGVFHQMSRNELKKAIEDNGGKVSSSISKKTSFIIAGDNMGPSKLEKAESLEIPIITEQNFIDML; encoded by the coding sequence ATGACAATAGAAGAAAAAATACAATCGCTTCGCGATGAGTTAAGAATACATAATCATAACTATTATGTGTTAGATAATGCAACTATTTCAGATTATGATTTTGATATTAAGCTGAAAGAATTAGAAGAATTAGAAGCTGAAAACACACAGTTTTTTGATGCGAATTCACCAACACAAAGAGTTGGAGGAGGAATAACAAAGAATTTTGAAACAGTTGTTCATAAAAATAGAATGTACTCTTTAGATAACTCTTATTCTAAAGACGATTTATTAGATTGGGAAAAACGTATTCAAAAAATGTTAGGTTCTGATGATATTGAATATACGTGTGAGCTAAAATATGACGGAGCATCTATCAATTTAACATTTGAAAAAGGACAGTTTGTAAAAGCAGTAACTCGTGGAGATGGTTTTCAAGGCGATAATGTAACAACAAATATTAAAACAATTCGTTCAATTCCGTTAAGTTTAAAATCGGACTTCGTAAGTGATTTTGAGATGCGAGGAGAAATTATTTTACCACTCGCTGGATTTACTAAAATGAATGAAGAGCGTGTAGCGAATGGAGAAGAAGAATATAAGAATCCTAGGAATACTGCAAGCGGTAGTTTGAAATTACAAGATAGTGCAGAAGTAGCAAAACGACCGTTAGATTGTTTATTGTATCAAGTAGTTACAGAAGAACGTAAATATAAAACACATTTTGAGAATTTAGAAAATGCAAGAAAAGTAGGGTTTAAAGTACCTGAAACAATTGCATTGGCAAAATCGATTGAAGAAGTTTTTGATTTTGTAAACCACTGGGATGCTAAACGACATGATTTACCTTACGAAACAGATGGAGTTGTAGTTAAAGTAAACAATTTACAGCAACAAGAAGAGATTGGTTATACATCAAAATCACCACGTTGGGCAATTGCTTATAAATTTAAAGCAGAACAGGTTTCAACCGTATTGCATGAAATAACATACCAAGTAGGACGAACAGGAGCTATAACACCTGTTGCTAATTTAGCCCCAGTGCAATTAGCGGGAACTGTTGTAAAAAGAGCTTCATTACACAATGCTGATCAAATTGAAAAATTAGATATCCGTATAAACGATACCGTTTTTGTAGAAAAAGGAGGAGAGATTATTCCGAAAATTATTGCGGTTGATTTACCTAAAAGACCTAATAATTCTGAGCCTACAATATATGCAACTAATTGCCCTGAATGTAATACTATCTTGGTAAGAAGTGAAGGTGATGCAAAACATTATTGCCCTAATGAATTTGGTTGCGCTCCACAAATTACTGGTAGAATTCAACATTACATCAGTCGTAAAGCGATGGATATTGATGGATTAGGAGGAGAAACTGTTGATTTATTAAGAAAAGAAGGTCTTATTCAAAATTATGCTGATTTATATGACTTAACGGTAGAGCAAGTAATTCCGCTAGAAAGAATGGCAGAGAAATCTGCTCAAAATATGGTAGCAGGAATTTTAAAATCAAAAGAAATTCCGTTTGAAAAAGTCTTGTTTGCTCTAGGAATCCGTTTTGTAGGAGAAACAGTGGCAAAAAAATTGGCAAAGCATTTTAAATCTATAGATAATTTGATGACTGCCGATTTGGAAACGCTAATTTCAGTAGATGAAATAGGAGGTAGGATTGCTCAGAGTATTATCGATTTCTCTAATGATTTAGGGAATATTCAGTTAGTAAGTCGATTAAAATCACACGGAGTACAATTACAGGTTTCTGCAGAAAGTTTAGAAGGTCAAACTGATAAGCTTACAGGAAAAGTATTTGTAGTTTCAGGAGTTTTTCATCAAATGAGTAGAAATGAATTAAAGAAAGCTATTGAAGATAATGGCGGGAAAGTTAGTTCATCAATATCTAAAAAAACAAGTTTTATTATTGCAGGAGATAACATGGGACCAAGTAAGCTAGAGAAAGCTGAAAGTTTAGAAATTCCAATAATTACAGAGCAAAATTTTATTGATATGTTATAG
- a CDS encoding GNAT family N-acetyltransferase: MNTLQGTYINLRALEPEDLKFLFQIENNESFWEVSHTQTPFSKFILKQYLENAHLDIYEAKQLRLAIKDNLSSNTIGMIDLFDFNPQHKRAGIGILIHPDYQQKGFASEALQLLINYSFTHLQLHQLYANITDDNTNSIRLFTKHDFKEIGVKKDWILTNKIYKNEILFQLINE, translated from the coding sequence ATGAATACTTTGCAAGGAACATATATAAATTTAAGAGCTCTTGAACCAGAAGATTTAAAGTTTCTATTTCAAATAGAAAACAATGAATCTTTTTGGGAAGTTAGTCATACACAAACTCCATTTTCGAAATTTATTTTAAAACAATATTTAGAAAATGCACATTTAGATATTTACGAAGCTAAACAATTACGATTAGCTATAAAAGATAATCTCTCTTCAAACACTATTGGCATGATTGATCTTTTTGATTTTAATCCGCAGCATAAAAGGGCTGGTATCGGAATTTTAATCCATCCAGATTATCAACAAAAAGGATTTGCTTCTGAAGCTTTACAACTCTTAATTAATTATAGCTTTACACATTTACAACTACATCAGTTATACGCAAATATTACTGATGACAATACGAATAGCATTCGTCTTTTTACAAAACATGACTTTAAAGAAATAGGTGTTAAAAAAGATTGGATTTTAACTAACAAAATTTATAAAAACGAAATTTTATTTCAACTAATCAATGAATAA
- a CDS encoding YafY family protein — protein sequence MEKPRISRLSQIVTILQSKRLITARELAEKFNVSIRTIYRDIRTLESSGIPVVTEEGKGYFLQEGYQLPPIMFSEEEANALITAEQLILKNKDASFVDNYTNAITKIKAVLKYSQKDRADLLSKRIVFRFNQEKEKSSNHLMKLQTAITNFQLLEIEYHSLQKNTTKRIVEPFAMYSTNLNWLLIAFCRLRNEFRAFRIDCITNMRNTESNFEPHDMSLEEYFKICEEKYKADVDKANLAN from the coding sequence ATGGAAAAACCAAGAATTTCTAGATTATCACAAATTGTAACAATATTACAATCTAAGCGATTAATTACAGCAAGAGAATTAGCAGAGAAATTTAATGTAAGTATTCGAACGATTTATAGAGATATTAGAACGTTAGAAAGTTCAGGAATACCAGTTGTTACAGAAGAAGGAAAAGGTTATTTTTTACAAGAAGGGTATCAATTACCACCTATAATGTTTTCTGAAGAAGAAGCAAATGCTTTAATTACAGCAGAGCAGTTAATTTTAAAAAATAAAGACGCTTCTTTTGTTGATAATTATACAAATGCTATTACTAAAATTAAAGCTGTTCTAAAATATTCACAAAAAGATAGGGCAGATTTATTATCTAAAAGAATTGTATTTCGGTTTAATCAAGAAAAAGAAAAATCGAGTAATCATTTAATGAAATTGCAAACAGCAATCACTAATTTTCAGTTATTAGAAATTGAATACCATTCGCTTCAAAAAAACACAACAAAAAGAATAGTAGAACCATTTGCGATGTATAGTACTAATTTAAATTGGCTATTAATTGCTTTTTGTAGATTACGTAATGAGTTTAGAGCTTTTCGAATAGATTGCATTACTAATATGAGAAATACAGAAAGTAATTTTGAACCACATGATATGAGCTTAGAAGAATATTTTAAAATTTGTGAAGAAAAATATAAGGCAGATGTTGATAAGGCTAATCTAGCGAATTAG
- a CDS encoding trypsin-like peptidase domain-containing protein — MKKILGTLGIAFLGGVISLAGYKAMIESPQVIVERNIEPTLQTVKANYTPTVINSSSTPTDFTDAADKTVHAVVHVKNTAVRTQQNPYARLFGRNETRKYEQVGTGSGVIISPDGYIVTNNHVIDGASEIEITLNNRKKLKAVLVGADKDNDIALLKVETDEDLPNLPFGNSDNAKIGEWVLAVGNPYNLTSTVTAGIVSAKGRDLDGNRNIEAFIQTDAAVNPGNSGGALVNTRGELIGINTAISSKTGSFIGYSFAVPSNIAKKVVDDLLEYGSVQQALIGFKPDFKNTEELQGVKIAEVFEDSGAKKAGLQQGDVIIKLNDVKITKYSDLKGQLTAKRPGESVNVNIDRNGELLTKVVKLTKVIKLPISNVLQTEFENINSEDKKRFNIKGGAKIKRTENRAFKEFEVGKGYILTKVNGENISSPLNAVELLDKGSNRRLLLEMISPSGQIERFRF, encoded by the coding sequence ATGAAAAAAATATTAGGAACATTAGGAATAGCGTTTTTAGGAGGAGTGATATCACTTGCAGGATATAAGGCAATGATAGAGAGCCCTCAAGTAATTGTAGAGAGAAATATAGAACCAACACTACAAACAGTAAAAGCAAATTACACACCGACAGTTATAAATTCATCATCTACGCCAACTGATTTTACTGACGCAGCAGATAAAACTGTACATGCAGTAGTACATGTAAAAAATACTGCTGTAAGAACACAGCAAAATCCGTATGCACGACTTTTTGGAAGAAATGAAACAAGAAAATACGAGCAGGTAGGAACAGGGAGTGGGGTTATAATTTCACCAGATGGTTACATTGTAACAAATAATCATGTAATAGATGGGGCGAGTGAAATTGAAATTACGTTAAATAATAGGAAGAAACTAAAAGCTGTTTTAGTAGGTGCAGATAAAGACAACGATATTGCTTTATTAAAAGTTGAAACAGATGAAGATTTACCAAATTTACCGTTTGGGAATTCTGATAATGCAAAAATAGGAGAATGGGTTCTAGCGGTAGGAAATCCTTATAATTTAACGTCTACAGTTACTGCTGGTATTGTAAGTGCAAAAGGTAGAGATTTAGATGGTAACAGAAATATTGAAGCCTTTATTCAAACAGATGCCGCGGTAAATCCTGGTAATAGTGGAGGAGCGTTAGTAAATACGAGAGGAGAATTAATAGGTATTAACACGGCTATTTCGTCAAAAACAGGCTCTTTTATAGGGTATTCATTTGCAGTGCCATCTAATATAGCTAAAAAGGTAGTAGACGATTTGTTAGAGTATGGTTCAGTACAACAAGCTTTAATAGGATTTAAACCAGATTTTAAAAACACAGAAGAACTACAAGGTGTAAAGATAGCAGAAGTTTTTGAAGATAGTGGCGCAAAAAAAGCAGGATTACAGCAAGGTGATGTTATTATTAAATTAAATGATGTTAAAATTACGAAATATTCTGATTTAAAAGGGCAATTAACGGCTAAACGCCCTGGAGAATCGGTAAACGTAAACATTGATAGAAATGGAGAACTCTTAACCAAGGTTGTTAAGCTTACTAAGGTGATTAAACTGCCAATAAGTAACGTCTTACAGACTGAGTTTGAGAATATAAATTCTGAAGATAAAAAAAGGTTCAATATAAAGGGAGGAGCAAAGATTAAAAGAACTGAAAATAGAGCCTTCAAAGAATTTGAAGTTGGTAAAGGTTATATTTTAACTAAAGTAAATGGTGAAAATATAAGCTCGCCTTTAAATGCTGTTGAATTATTAGATAAAGGCTCTAATAGAAGACTCCTTTTGGAAATGATAAGTCCTTCAGGTCAAATTGAAAGATTTAGGTTTTAA
- a CDS encoding Ig-like domain-containing protein codes for MKLLKSITVSAIIFIMLFSCSSNENFVDKNLALEPEKSTGGSAVNARTTTLEKPVILGYFPSWSESFPAANGGTKLRDIPEHVTHVFLAFAKPNLTYQKGSLDITGTGIQTPYEGDILKESVAALKSKGTKVILSIGGETYWGSDAAYDINYQQIKDLVDDMGFEGIDWDFEPNGSFATIGSPINVQRFKDFFINSRAIMPKGEYLLACAPAGVGALGGLNNDDSTSPFAYSKRNTVTGESDAGLYSATSPNEAISLYGFATTGHMIPVLKAVGDKIDLIAYQGYNTGAASNRKIMYDSYKYYANIYGFAIAAGTHFPNEPWGPYYTYTYQNMADLSGHIAASNSNNDGVMIWQLLLGANNSSAYGYLYTASQVLGGVSQSQAIANAENYPRSPYTDGGSTDGNGCSTAQWLVSKAYTEGQEASYQNKLYKAKWWTKGDVPSENTKSGQPWEYLQDCGDGTGGGTTNVTPSVTLTAPSNNTSVTEGDTVLLSATASDSDGSVVKVEFFTGTTKLGEDTTSPYAFSWSNVVEGNYTVTALATDNDGANTTSEPITITVDVSTGGTGGSSCVGISAWKVYPVIYNTGDRVVYNNTIYEAQTGPIWITPGSGEHWWKTIGPCK; via the coding sequence ATGAAATTATTAAAAAGCATTACAGTTTCTGCTATAATATTTATTATGCTTTTTTCCTGTAGTAGCAACGAAAATTTTGTTGATAAAAATTTAGCTTTAGAACCAGAAAAATCTACTGGAGGTTCGGCTGTAAATGCAAGAACTACAACGCTTGAAAAACCTGTTATTCTTGGTTATTTTCCTTCGTGGTCAGAGAGTTTTCCAGCCGCAAATGGAGGAACAAAATTAAGAGATATTCCAGAACACGTAACTCATGTTTTTTTAGCATTTGCAAAACCTAATTTAACATATCAAAAAGGATCTCTTGATATTACTGGTACAGGAATTCAAACTCCTTATGAAGGAGATATTTTAAAAGAATCTGTAGCTGCTTTAAAATCTAAAGGAACAAAAGTAATTCTATCAATAGGAGGAGAAACTTATTGGGGTTCAGATGCTGCTTATGATATTAATTATCAACAAATTAAAGATTTGGTAGATGATATGGGGTTTGAAGGGATTGATTGGGATTTTGAGCCTAACGGAAGTTTTGCTACAATAGGGAGTCCAATTAATGTACAACGATTTAAAGATTTTTTTATAAACTCTAGAGCAATTATGCCTAAGGGTGAATATTTATTAGCCTGTGCACCTGCTGGAGTTGGTGCTTTGGGAGGATTAAATAATGATGATTCTACTTCTCCTTTTGCTTATAGTAAAAGAAATACGGTTACAGGCGAGTCAGATGCAGGATTATACAGTGCAACATCACCTAATGAAGCTATTAGTTTATATGGTTTTGCAACTACAGGTCATATGATTCCAGTATTGAAAGCTGTTGGAGATAAAATAGATCTAATAGCTTATCAAGGATATAATACGGGAGCAGCAAGTAATAGAAAAATAATGTATGATTCATATAAGTATTATGCAAATATATACGGGTTTGCTATTGCAGCAGGAACACATTTTCCGAATGAACCATGGGGGCCATATTATACCTATACTTATCAGAATATGGCAGATCTTTCTGGGCATATTGCTGCGAGTAATAGCAACAATGATGGTGTAATGATATGGCAATTACTATTAGGTGCAAATAATTCTTCAGCTTACGGATATTTATATACAGCAAGTCAGGTACTTGGTGGAGTTTCTCAATCACAAGCAATTGCAAATGCTGAAAATTACCCTAGATCTCCTTATACAGACGGCGGTAGTACTGATGGTAATGGATGTAGCACTGCTCAATGGTTAGTATCAAAAGCATATACAGAAGGGCAAGAGGCTTCGTATCAAAATAAACTTTATAAAGCTAAATGGTGGACAAAAGGAGATGTTCCTTCTGAAAATACAAAAAGTGGGCAGCCTTGGGAGTATCTTCAAGATTGCGGAGACGGTACAGGTGGTGGAACTACTAATGTAACACCTTCAGTAACTTTAACAGCACCTTCTAATAATACTTCGGTAACAGAAGGAGATACTGTGTTGTTATCAGCTACAGCATCAGATAGTGATGGTAGTGTTGTTAAAGTAGAGTTTTTTACAGGAACTACTAAATTAGGAGAAGATACCACAAGTCCGTATGCTTTTAGTTGGTCAAATGTAGTGGAAGGTAATTATACTGTAACAGCATTAGCAACTGATAATGATGGAGCAAATACAACTTCAGAACCAATTACCATAACTGTTGATGTATCTACAGGAGGAACTGGAGGTTCTTCATGTGTTGGTATTTCAGCATGGAAAGTATACCCTGTAATATATAATACAGGAGATAGAGTTGTATATAATAATACTATATATGAAGCACAAACAGGTCCTATTTGGATAACTCCAGGTAGCGGAGAGCACTGGTGGAAAACGATCGGTCCTTGTAAGTAA
- the dapF gene encoding diaminopimelate epimerase, protein MSTTFYKYQGTGNDFIIIDNREKTFPKNNTPLITELCDRHFGIGADGLILLENDVSTDFKMIYFNADGTQAMCGNGARCAVAFAKKLHIINSETTFTAVDGAHYAEITNKLVSLQMIDVNELILNNGYTFANTGTQHHVEVVDSLDNYPVFEKGKDIRYNIYGEKGSNVNFVEQLNSNTFRVRTYEKGVENETLACGTGVTAVAIAMYATKKTTDTSINLPVEGGLLEVTFNEKNGDYTNIFLKGPAVCVFKGTIDL, encoded by the coding sequence ATGAGTACAACTTTTTATAAATATCAAGGAACTGGAAACGATTTTATTATTATTGATAATCGTGAAAAAACCTTTCCAAAAAACAACACTCCTTTAATTACTGAATTATGCGATAGGCATTTTGGTATTGGAGCGGACGGTTTAATTCTTTTAGAAAATGATGTTAGTACTGATTTTAAAATGATTTATTTTAATGCTGACGGCACCCAAGCAATGTGTGGTAATGGCGCTAGATGTGCTGTCGCTTTTGCTAAAAAACTACATATAATTAATTCTGAAACAACTTTCACTGCTGTTGATGGTGCACATTATGCAGAAATCACAAATAAACTTGTTTCATTACAAATGATTGATGTTAATGAGCTTATATTAAATAACGGATATACTTTTGCTAACACAGGCACACAACATCATGTTGAAGTTGTAGATAGTTTAGATAATTATCCTGTTTTTGAAAAAGGAAAAGATATTAGATATAATATTTACGGTGAAAAGGGTAGTAATGTAAATTTTGTTGAGCAACTAAACTCAAATACTTTTAGAGTTAGGACCTACGAAAAAGGTGTAGAAAATGAAACTTTAGCTTGTGGTACTGGGGTTACTGCAGTTGCTATTGCAATGTATGCAACAAAAAAAACAACAGACACCTCAATTAACTTACCTGTAGAGGGTGGTTTGTTAGAAGTTACTTTTAATGAAAAAAATGGAGATTACACCAATATTTTCCTAAAAGGACCAGCCGTTTGTGTGTTTAAAGGGACTATTGATTTATAA
- a CDS encoding DoxX family protein — translation MKKYFPLILKIIAAFIMLQTLFFKFTGAEESVNLFTKIAGNNEAFVRIGTGILELIASILLFVPKKTWLGAILTVGLMGGAIIGHLTKLGINHNNDNGLLFFSAIITFISGAFLLFFNKNYIPFIKRKF, via the coding sequence ATGAAAAAATATTTTCCTTTAATATTAAAAATTATCGCTGCATTTATAATGCTACAAACATTGTTTTTTAAATTTACAGGAGCTGAAGAGAGTGTTAACCTATTTACAAAAATAGCAGGAAATAACGAAGCTTTTGTTAGAATAGGAACTGGTATCTTAGAGCTAATTGCTTCAATTTTATTATTTGTACCAAAAAAAACTTGGTTAGGAGCTATTTTAACTGTCGGACTAATGGGGGGGGCAATTATAGGCCACTTAACAAAATTAGGAATAAATCATAATAACGATAATGGACTTTTATTTTTTAGTGCAATAATCACATTTATTTCTGGTGCTTTTTTATTGTTTTTTAATAAAAACTATATCCCCTTTATTAAAAGAAAATTTTAA
- a CDS encoding lysoplasmalogenase, giving the protein MTKQTKITVASIVFLLVAITDIYAVIIQNKSLEFIFKPLLMTTLVIVYLLSVKKANFWLVSALFFSFWGDVFLLDKTNYFVFGLGSFLIAHIMYIKMTTKFLKTASIVKILKTSIVFVALFSVVLFLIKDNLGEMLVPVIVYGIAISTFGTCTLLNYLQEKSTANTWLLLGSILFIASDSLIALNNFYSPKHFFDIAIITLYVVSQYLIVKAVILKKV; this is encoded by the coding sequence ATGACCAAACAAACAAAAATTACAGTAGCATCAATCGTGTTTTTATTAGTTGCTATTACTGATATCTATGCAGTTATCATTCAAAATAAAAGTTTAGAATTTATTTTTAAACCTTTACTAATGACAACGTTAGTGATTGTCTATTTGTTATCGGTTAAAAAAGCTAATTTTTGGTTGGTTTCAGCATTGTTTTTCTCTTTTTGGGGAGATGTATTTTTATTAGATAAAACCAATTATTTTGTATTTGGGTTAGGGTCATTTTTAATAGCACATATTATGTATATAAAAATGACAACTAAATTTTTAAAAACAGCATCAATTGTTAAAATATTAAAAACATCAATTGTTTTTGTAGCACTATTTTCAGTTGTATTATTTTTAATAAAAGATAATTTAGGAGAAATGTTAGTACCTGTAATTGTATATGGAATTGCAATTTCTACTTTTGGTACCTGCACATTGTTAAATTATTTACAAGAAAAATCTACAGCTAACACTTGGTTGTTATTAGGAAGTATTTTATTTATAGCATCAGATAGCTTAATTGCTTTAAATAATTTTTACAGTCCAAAGCATTTTTTCGATATTGCTATTATTACATTATATGTTGTTTCTCAGTATTTAATAGTAAAAGCAGTGATTTTAAAGAAAGTATAA
- a CDS encoding DinB family protein — MNKNKMLVALMDEYKRASKDYIKVLSDISEEDFLIARDYKTEDSDCKSIQTVIFHIIQSGYTYANYIQSLSNDTWLEYKFLINTTKTAIQEIKKMLEYTEDSFHDNWYKTNKELEKHSFKTRWNVTYDLEQLLEHAIVHILRHRRQVENFLKKD; from the coding sequence ATGAATAAAAATAAAATGTTAGTAGCTTTAATGGATGAATACAAAAGAGCATCTAAAGATTATATTAAAGTATTAAGTGATATATCAGAAGAAGATTTTTTAATAGCTAGAGATTATAAAACAGAAGATTCAGATTGTAAGTCAATACAAACAGTAATATTTCATATAATTCAATCAGGTTATACTTATGCAAATTATATACAGTCATTAAGTAATGATACTTGGTTAGAATATAAGTTTCTCATAAATACCACAAAAACAGCTATTCAAGAAATAAAAAAAATGTTGGAATATACTGAAGACTCATTTCATGATAATTGGTATAAAACAAATAAAGAGTTAGAGAAACATTCATTTAAAACACGTTGGAATGTAACTTATGACTTAGAACAATTGTTAGAGCACGCCATTGTACACATATTAAGACACAGAAGACAGGTAGAGAATTTTTTGAAGAAAGATTAA
- a CDS encoding GyrI-like domain-containing protein, producing MNTLKKEGFYVVGISIRTTNENGQAMQDIPKLWQKFMSDNLIDKVTNRLEDSTYAVYTDYESDHTKPYTMILGYKVSDIENVPLGFVGKEIETANYQKYVAKGDLTKNAVVEEWIKIWESDLKRTYVSDFEVYGEKAQNPTDGEAEIYINVK from the coding sequence ATGAATACATTAAAGAAAGAAGGATTTTATGTAGTTGGAATTTCAATTAGAACGACCAATGAAAACGGACAAGCAATGCAAGATATTCCTAAATTATGGCAGAAATTTATGTCAGATAACTTAATAGATAAAGTTACGAATAGACTTGAGGATAGTACGTATGCTGTATATACTGACTATGAAAGTGATCATACAAAACCTTACACAATGATTTTAGGATATAAAGTAAGTGATATTGAAAATGTTCCTTTGGGGTTTGTAGGTAAGGAAATTGAAACAGCTAATTATCAGAAATATGTGGCAAAAGGAGATTTAACAAAAAATGCTGTAGTAGAAGAGTGGATAAAAATATGGGAATCTGATCTTAAACGTACTTACGTGTCAGATTTTGAAGTGTATGGAGAAAAGGCACAGAACCCTACTGATGGAGAAGCAGAAATTTACATAAATGTAAAATAA
- a CDS encoding glyceraldehyde-3-phosphate dehydrogenase, which produces MSTITNYEKEVVDQAQVRRATVEFINIVNDLWYDKSIELVLFRNQLVDKRASEVLNLIDYSKEFVAKPILINDALEIAKAIQSIDLPASKLDIGKLAYEYQLQDDVTVDKLTFVKNQLKDATEAESIQPKDVVLYGFGRIGRLLARELMSKMGKGSQLRLRAVVTRGEINEAVLEKRASLLSIDSVHGDFLGTVQVDVDNNALIINGTTVYMISAGKPEDIDYTTYGINDALIIDNTGAFKDKEALSRHLVPKGASKVLLTAPGKGIPNIVHGVNHSENNPDKVDIFSAASCTTNAITPVLKVLEDNFGIKKGHLETIHAYTNDQNLVDNMHKKYRRGRAAALNMVITETGAGKAVAKALPALEGKLTSNAIRVPVPNGSLAILNLQLNSTTTVEAVNAIMKQYALEGDLVEQIQYSVNNELVSSDIVGTTAPSIFDSKATIVDGDTIVIYVWYDNEYGYSHQVMRLAKHIAKVRRYTYY; this is translated from the coding sequence ATGTCAACAATAACAAATTACGAAAAAGAAGTAGTAGATCAAGCCCAAGTTCGAAGAGCTACGGTTGAATTTATTAATATCGTTAATGATTTATGGTACGATAAATCAATAGAATTAGTTTTATTTAGAAATCAATTAGTCGATAAAAGAGCTAGTGAGGTTTTAAATTTAATTGATTATTCGAAAGAGTTTGTCGCTAAACCAATCTTAATTAACGATGCTTTAGAAATTGCAAAAGCAATACAATCAATTGATTTACCTGCATCAAAATTGGATATAGGTAAACTAGCGTACGAATATCAATTACAAGATGATGTTACTGTAGATAAATTAACTTTTGTAAAAAATCAATTAAAAGACGCTACTGAAGCAGAAAGTATTCAGCCAAAAGATGTTGTTTTATATGGTTTTGGTCGTATAGGTCGTTTATTAGCTCGTGAGTTAATGAGTAAAATGGGTAAAGGTTCTCAATTAAGGTTAAGAGCTGTAGTTACTCGTGGAGAAATAAATGAAGCAGTATTAGAGAAAAGAGCATCATTATTAAGTATCGATTCTGTCCATGGTGACTTTTTAGGAACTGTTCAGGTAGATGTGGATAACAATGCATTAATTATAAACGGAACAACAGTATATATGATTTCTGCTGGTAAACCAGAAGATATTGATTATACAACTTACGGAATTAACGATGCATTAATTATAGATAACACAGGTGCTTTTAAAGATAAAGAAGCTTTAAGTCGTCATTTAGTACCAAAGGGAGCAAGTAAAGTTTTATTAACTGCACCAGGAAAAGGAATTCCGAATATTGTACACGGAGTAAATCATTCAGAAAACAACCCTGATAAAGTAGATATATTCTCTGCAGCTTCATGTACTACAAATGCTATTACACCAGTATTAAAAGTATTAGAAGATAATTTCGGTATTAAGAAAGGACACTTAGAAACTATTCATGCATATACTAATGATCAAAATTTAGTAGATAATATGCATAAAAAGTACCGTAGAGGTAGAGCAGCAGCTTTAAATATGGTGATTACCGAAACAGGAGCTGGTAAAGCAGTTGCAAAAGCATTGCCAGCTTTAGAAGGTAAATTAACATCAAATGCTATTAGAGTACCAGTACCAAATGGATCGTTAGCAATTTTAAACTTACAATTAAATTCTACAACTACCGTAGAAGCGGTAAACGCTATAATGAAGCAATATGCTTTAGAAGGTGATTTAGTAGAGCAAATTCAATATTCGGTAAATAATGAATTAGTATCTTCTGATATTGTAGGTACTACAGCCCCATCAATCTTTGATAGCAAGGCAACTATTGTTGATGGAGATACCATCGTAATATATGTTTGGTATGATAATGAATATGGGTATTCTCACCAAGTTATGCGTTTAGCAAAGCATATAGCTAAAGTACGTCGTTATACTTACTATTAA